The genomic window CCGTACCCTATGAAGCGGCGCCTTATTGGCCGAACCAGCGCGTCGGCTGGCTGCAAAGGCTTGCCCGCGCTTCGGGCTGCACTCTGGACGCCGCGGCGGCGGCGCTGCTGGCGGAGTGGATCGAAGACGAGGAAGAGCTGCGCAGCGAGGTGGACAAGCTGGCCAAAGCGGCGCCGAACAAGCGCATCACGGTGCAGCAGGTCAATTCCCTCTCCATGGACGAAGGCGGCAAAGGCGTGCTCAACCTGCTCGACGCCGTCGCCAAGGCCGACGTCGCCGCCGCCGTGAAAAGCCTCGCGGTCCTGCGCGAGGAAGGCGAACTGATCCCCGCGCTTGCGGCGGTGCATAAGCGCGTGCGCGGCGCCATGTTCGCGGCTCGCTTGGGCGATGCCGGGGCGGGAGCGGTGCATCTCACCAATTTTCAGACAAAGACGGCCCGCGCCATGGCGCAGACCTACGGCCCCGAACTCCTGTCGCTGTGGCTGGGCGAGCTGATCCGCCTGTCCTGGAGCGAGCGCAGCGGCGAGGGCGAAGGCTGGGAAGGGCTGGAAAAGCTCCTTCTCGCCGTCATGTCCCGCGCCGCGGGATAAGGGCCGAAAATCGAAAGGACAAAAACGCC from Pyramidobacter piscolens W5455 includes these protein-coding regions:
- the holA gene encoding DNA polymerase III subunit delta yields the protein MPALVLIAAPAGAQPRLRAETLSAYEKKGYVLDRRLETAAWPDLFEEALTPSLFAPRRIFEVDDGRSLGVLPDTYKKYVERGDADVIFLIHSDKPLRKELGDVFETAFSVPYEAAPYWPNQRVGWLQRLARASGCTLDAAAAALLAEWIEDEEELRSEVDKLAKAAPNKRITVQQVNSLSMDEGGKGVLNLLDAVAKADVAAAVKSLAVLREEGELIPALAAVHKRVRGAMFAARLGDAGAGAVHLTNFQTKTARAMAQTYGPELLSLWLGELIRLSWSERSGEGEGWEGLEKLLLAVMSRAAG